In one Cloacibacillus porcorum genomic region, the following are encoded:
- the rpmJ gene encoding 50S ribosomal protein L36 → MKVRPSVKPICEYCRIIKRHGVVRVICSRNPRHKQRQGARR, encoded by the coding sequence ATGAAAGTAAGACCGTCGGTCAAACCTATATGTGAATATTGCAGAATTATCAAGCGTCACGGCGTAGTGCGCGTGATCTGCAGCAGAAACCCGCGCCATAAGCAGCGTCAGGGAGCAAGGAGGTAG
- the rpsM gene encoding 30S ribosomal protein S13: MARLAGVDLPREKRIEIALTYIFGIGPAVANDIIKVTGIDPNTRVKDLSEEEEQKLRAEIEDNRLVEGDLRRDIAMNIKRLMDIGCYRGLRHRQGLPVRGQRTKTNARTRKGPKRTVAGKKKATK; this comes from the coding sequence ATGGCTCGTTTAGCCGGTGTTGACCTGCCGCGTGAGAAGAGGATCGAAATAGCCCTTACCTATATTTTTGGTATCGGGCCGGCAGTTGCGAACGATATCATAAAGGTCACGGGGATTGATCCCAACACCCGTGTGAAGGACCTGTCAGAGGAAGAAGAGCAGAAACTTCGCGCTGAAATTGAAGACAACCGCCTGGTAGAAGGTGACCTTCGCCGCGACATAGCGATGAACATCAAGCGTCTCATGGACATAGGCTGCTATCGCGGACTCAGACATCGTCAGGGTCTCCCCGTCAGAGGCCAGAGGACAAAGACGAACGCCCGTACTCGCAAAGGTCCGAAGAGGACTGTCGCGGGCAAAAAGAAAGCCACCAAGTAA
- the rpsK gene encoding 30S ribosomal protein S11 — protein MAKRVQRSRKRKEKKNVSYGVAHIYSTFNNTIVTLTDKQGNALSWASGGNVGFKGTRKSTPYAAQMSAAQAAKVAQDHGVVEIDVVVKGPGPGRESAIRSLQAAGLQVNVIRDATPIPHNGCRPPKRRRV, from the coding sequence TTGGCCAAACGCGTACAGCGCAGCCGTAAGCGCAAAGAGAAAAAGAACGTCAGCTATGGTGTCGCGCATATCTACTCAACATTCAACAACACCATCGTGACACTTACAGACAAGCAGGGCAACGCCCTTTCATGGGCCTCAGGCGGAAACGTCGGCTTCAAGGGGACCCGTAAGTCGACCCCGTACGCCGCGCAGATGTCGGCGGCACAGGCGGCAAAGGTTGCCCAGGACCACGGAGTAGTGGAAATTGACGTCGTAGTCAAGGGCCCCGGCCCGGGACGTGAATCTGCCATCCGTTCGCTTCAGGCGGCGGGGCTGCAGGTAAACGTAATCCGCGACGCAACGCCGATCCCGCACAACGGATGCCGTCCGCCCAAGCGGCGCCGCGTGTAG
- the rpsD gene encoding 30S ribosomal protein S4, whose translation MSRYTGPVCRLCRAEGAKLFLKGDRCYTEKCGLTKRNSKPGQHGTRRGKMSEYGLRLREKQKLRRFYGINETQFSTIYKKATGMSGQTGHNFLQLLERRLDNVVYRLGLGVSRSQARQLVCHGHFTVNGRKLDIPSALLKVGDVVAVAEGSRDVPTIKQNAEASASRSIPAWLEFNPEAMSGSLVAVPVREQIDVPVNEQLVVEFYAR comes from the coding sequence ATGAGCAGATACACAGGACCTGTCTGCAGGCTCTGCCGCGCAGAGGGCGCCAAGCTCTTTTTGAAGGGAGACCGCTGCTATACAGAAAAGTGCGGACTCACAAAGCGTAACTCAAAGCCCGGCCAGCACGGAACGCGCCGCGGCAAGATGAGCGAATATGGACTTCGTCTCCGTGAGAAGCAGAAGCTTCGCCGCTTCTACGGTATCAACGAGACCCAGTTCAGCACAATATACAAGAAGGCGACCGGGATGTCAGGTCAGACGGGCCATAACTTCCTCCAGCTTCTGGAGCGCCGTCTTGACAACGTCGTATACCGCCTTGGCCTCGGTGTAAGCCGCAGCCAGGCTCGTCAGCTTGTCTGCCATGGACACTTCACCGTCAACGGCCGCAAGCTTGACATCCCCAGCGCGCTCCTCAAGGTCGGAGATGTCGTCGCCGTTGCCGAAGGCAGCCGCGACGTCCCGACGATCAAGCAGAACGCCGAAGCGTCAGCAAGCCGCAGCATTCCCGCGTGGCTTGAATTTAATCCGGAAGCAATGTCAGGCTCGTTAGTCGCAGTACCGGTCCGTGAGCAGATAGACGTACCAGTAAACGAACAGCTTGTTGTTGAATTCTATGCACGTTAG
- a CDS encoding DNA-directed RNA polymerase subunit alpha, with protein sequence MEHDRHEIIVQESTPSYGKITVEPLERGYGVTLGNSLRRVLLSSISGAAVVAVRVEGVLHEFSTIPGVKEDVIELLVNLKHIPVRCHSTSVRTLHLEAKGPKAVTVSDIDPDSEVEFPDPEAYICTLEEGHSLSMDIYVATGTGYAPIDRPRASYLPVDALQTDALFSPVQRVKYDIQDKRMGQRTDYDSLTLEIWTNGVVTPESAVIQASRILKGYYSSIVDSLAGPGTSALDEIIKNDEASRAAAMGGNKGFDAHSGLSGFQMGENSIYSRPVRDLELSVRSENCLLRGGVHMIGELVSRTRDDLLKIRNLGKISLKEIEEKLAKFDLHLSGDISTPLDDDDEDLDDNEQNLKEE encoded by the coding sequence ATGGAGCATGATCGTCATGAGATCATAGTACAGGAATCCACCCCGTCGTACGGTAAAATTACCGTTGAGCCTCTTGAAAGAGGCTACGGAGTAACACTGGGCAATTCATTGCGCCGTGTTCTTCTCTCCTCAATTAGTGGGGCGGCGGTCGTCGCCGTGCGCGTTGAGGGAGTCCTGCATGAATTCAGCACAATTCCGGGAGTTAAAGAGGACGTTATCGAACTTCTGGTAAATTTGAAACATATTCCCGTTCGCTGCCATTCAACATCGGTGCGCACCCTTCATCTCGAAGCCAAGGGACCGAAGGCCGTGACGGTGTCGGATATCGATCCAGACAGCGAAGTTGAATTTCCCGATCCGGAGGCGTACATCTGTACGCTTGAAGAGGGACATTCCCTGTCTATGGACATCTACGTCGCCACCGGTACCGGTTACGCGCCGATAGATCGTCCGCGGGCATCCTACCTGCCGGTGGATGCTCTTCAGACAGACGCCCTCTTTTCCCCCGTACAGCGTGTGAAGTACGACATTCAGGATAAACGTATGGGACAGCGTACAGACTACGACAGCCTTACGCTGGAGATCTGGACCAACGGCGTTGTGACTCCTGAGTCCGCAGTCATTCAGGCCAGCCGTATCCTCAAGGGATACTACTCCTCGATTGTGGATTCGCTTGCCGGCCCCGGAACAAGCGCTCTTGATGAGATCATTAAGAACGACGAGGCCTCGCGTGCGGCGGCGATGGGCGGAAACAAGGGCTTTGACGCGCACAGCGGACTCTCCGGCTTCCAGATGGGAGAGAACTCGATCTACTCACGTCCCGTGAGAGACCTTGAGCTTTCGGTGCGCAGTGAAAACTGCCTGCTCCGCGGCGGAGTCCATATGATAGGCGAACTCGTCTCCAGGACGAGGGACGACCTTCTGAAAATCCGCAACCTCGGCAAAATCTCTCTTAAAGAGATCGAGGAGAAACTGGCCAAATTCGACCTTCATCTCAGCGGCGATATCAGCACCCCGCTTGATGATGACGACGAGGATTTGGATGATAACGAACAGAATCTGAAGGAGGAATAA
- the rplQ gene encoding 50S ribosomal protein L17 codes for MRHRMNTRRLGRCSSHRWAMLGNMAASLFIEGSIVTTETRAKELRRVAEKLITKAKSGTLSDRRLVIARIPHKEAVIKLFDELGPKYAERNGGYTRIVKIGARVGDSSPMAVIQLVD; via the coding sequence ATGAGACACCGCATGAACACAAGGCGGTTGGGACGCTGCAGTTCCCATAGGTGGGCCATGCTCGGTAACATGGCTGCCAGTCTCTTCATCGAGGGCAGCATAGTAACGACAGAGACGAGAGCGAAAGAGCTCCGCCGCGTCGCCGAAAAGCTTATCACCAAAGCTAAGTCCGGCACGCTCAGCGACCGCCGTCTCGTGATCGCACGCATCCCTCACAAAGAGGCGGTAATAAAGCTGTTTGACGAACTCGGACCCAAGTATGCCGAGCGCAACGGCGGCTACACAAGAATCGTAAAGATCGGCGCGCGCGTCGGCGACTCCTCTCCGATGGCGGTAATACAGCTGGTTGACTAA
- a CDS encoding ATP-binding cassette domain-containing protein translates to MAQERQFILKGAEFCYPNASEKILKGIDLEIRAGEWVALLGSNGSGKSTLLKLLSALLLPTQGLCFVEGRNTAEAKSGELRGVSAIVFQNPEDQIVAATVEEEVAFGPENLGCPSAEISARVEEALAATGLAERRESLVSSLSGGQKQRLALAGALAMRPRALLLDEAMSMLDPQSRRDFTEIIAAEHKKGRTIVEVTHRLDEIREADRVVVLADGVIAMEMPARDFLRKSDAELRAMNLSKPPLERLYELLAERGLIPEDTETSVESIGEKLLCR, encoded by the coding sequence ATGGCTCAAGAAAGACAATTCATACTCAAAGGCGCGGAGTTTTGCTATCCGAATGCCTCTGAAAAGATACTCAAGGGTATCGATTTAGAAATCCGCGCCGGAGAGTGGGTTGCGCTTCTTGGTTCAAACGGTTCCGGAAAGTCCACGCTCCTAAAACTTTTAAGCGCCCTGCTGCTCCCCACGCAGGGCCTTTGTTTTGTGGAGGGGCGAAATACCGCCGAGGCTAAGAGCGGCGAACTGCGAGGCGTTTCGGCGATCGTCTTCCAAAACCCTGAAGACCAGATCGTCGCCGCCACCGTGGAAGAGGAGGTCGCCTTCGGCCCGGAAAACCTCGGCTGCCCTTCGGCGGAGATATCGGCGCGGGTCGAAGAGGCGCTGGCGGCGACCGGACTGGCTGAGCGAAGAGAGAGTCTCGTATCATCCCTCTCGGGCGGCCAGAAACAGCGGCTGGCCCTCGCCGGCGCGCTTGCGATGCGTCCGCGGGCGCTCCTGCTCGACGAGGCCATGTCGATGCTCGATCCCCAGTCGCGCCGTGACTTCACGGAAATCATCGCGGCGGAGCACAAAAAAGGGCGAACCATAGTGGAGGTCACTCACAGGCTGGACGAGATCAGGGAGGCGGACAGGGTGGTCGTTCTTGCGGACGGAGTTATCGCGATGGAGATGCCGGCACGGGATTTTTTGCGGAAAAGCGACGCGGAGCTGCGCGCGATGAATCTCAGTAAACCGCCTTTGGAGCGTCTTTACGAACTGCTTGCGGAGCGCGGCCTGATACCGGAGGATACAGAAACCTCCGTCGAAAGCATCGGAGAAAAACTGCTATGCCGCTGA
- a CDS encoding ATP-binding cassette domain-containing protein, whose protein sequence is MPLTVKELSYTYNKGLPTEHPALHEISFEVAAGEIVSVLGHTGSGKSTLAQHLNALIIPQSGTVSVDGIDTSAGTAAAREARRKVGLVFQYPEEQIFAETVAEEIAFAPRNWGIGAEEIKEIIPKAVKAVGLDEKILSASPYNISGGQKRRVAIASVIAAAPSYLVLDEPTAGLDGRASLELIETLRNFAKEGMGIIHITHDIELALELSAKILVLEEGRALSWASPCETAALICEKNIKGLAVPEVLALAKRLKAVGKIESLAWSPDELVKRLAPAA, encoded by the coding sequence ATGCCGCTGACCGTAAAAGAACTCAGCTACACCTACAACAAGGGGCTGCCGACCGAACACCCGGCGCTGCACGAGATCTCCTTTGAAGTCGCCGCCGGAGAGATCGTCTCCGTCCTGGGGCACACGGGAAGCGGAAAATCGACCCTCGCGCAGCATCTCAACGCCCTGATAATACCGCAAAGTGGCACCGTATCCGTCGACGGTATCGATACGTCGGCCGGAACAGCCGCTGCCCGCGAGGCGCGCCGGAAGGTCGGCCTCGTATTCCAGTACCCGGAGGAGCAGATATTTGCCGAAACGGTAGCGGAGGAGATCGCCTTCGCGCCGCGAAACTGGGGGATCGGGGCGGAAGAGATAAAAGAGATCATTCCTAAGGCGGTCAAGGCCGTCGGCCTTGATGAAAAAATACTCTCCGCGTCGCCCTATAACATCTCCGGCGGGCAGAAGCGCAGGGTGGCGATTGCCTCCGTCATTGCGGCGGCTCCCTCATATCTCGTCCTGGACGAGCCGACGGCGGGGCTGGACGGCAGAGCCTCTCTGGAGCTGATCGAGACCCTTAGAAACTTTGCCAAAGAGGGGATGGGTATAATCCATATCACCCACGACATAGAGCTGGCGCTGGAGCTCAGCGCGAAGATACTGGTCCTTGAAGAGGGACGGGCGCTCTCCTGGGCCTCCCCGTGCGAGACCGCGGCGTTGATATGCGAAAAAAATATAAAGGGCCTTGCCGTCCCGGAGGTACTGGCGCTGGCAAAGCGGCTCAAAGCGGTGGGAAAGATAGAGAGCCTCGCCTGGAGCCCTGATGAACTGGTAAAGAGACTCGCTCCGGCGGCGTAA
- a CDS encoding energy-coupling factor transporter transmembrane component T family protein produces MAAFDKIALGQYIPAKSPVHALDPRAKIILTIAVMAAVFMTHTLTAFIIWSILLLCLTRYSRIPSRVVAASARPVLILIIFTSLLHLFLTPGDVVAGIGRFTVTRQGIYLALTMALRLACLVMYASLLTFTTSPSQISDGLEGLLSPLKRIGVPAHEIAMMITIALRFIPTLFEETGRIIKAQKSRGAEFDEGGLMKRAKAYIPVLIPLFVIIFRRAESLAVAMEARGYNGGAGRTRLKPLRWRTCDSAALAVFFAVSAAIVCGERFFPL; encoded by the coding sequence ATGGCAGCCTTTGATAAAATTGCGCTTGGCCAATACATTCCCGCCAAGTCGCCGGTCCACGCGCTCGATCCGCGCGCAAAAATAATTCTTACGATCGCCGTAATGGCCGCGGTCTTCATGACGCACACCCTGACGGCATTCATCATTTGGAGCATACTGCTTTTGTGCCTCACCAGATATTCCCGGATACCGTCGCGTGTCGTCGCCGCGTCGGCCCGTCCCGTCCTTATACTTATTATATTTACCTCGCTGCTGCACCTCTTTCTCACCCCCGGCGACGTCGTCGCCGGTATTGGCCGGTTTACGGTCACAAGACAGGGCATATACCTTGCGCTGACCATGGCGCTGCGTCTTGCCTGCCTCGTTATGTACGCCTCGCTGCTCACCTTCACCACCTCGCCGTCGCAGATATCGGACGGCCTTGAGGGACTGCTTTCGCCGCTGAAACGTATCGGCGTCCCGGCGCACGAAATAGCGATGATGATCACGATAGCGCTGCGCTTTATCCCGACCCTCTTTGAGGAGACGGGGCGGATAATAAAGGCGCAGAAGTCGCGCGGCGCGGAATTTGACGAGGGTGGACTGATGAAACGCGCAAAGGCCTACATTCCCGTGCTCATACCGCTCTTTGTGATCATCTTCCGGCGCGCCGAGAGCCTTGCGGTGGCGATGGAGGCGCGCGGCTACAACGGCGGCGCGGGGCGCACGCGCCTGAAACCGCTGCGTTGGCGGACTTGCGACAGCGCGGCGCTCGCGGTCTTTTTTGCCGTCTCTGCCGCCATCGTCTGCGGAGAGAGGTTCTTTCCGTTATGA